A single region of the Juglans regia cultivar Chandler unplaced genomic scaffold, Walnut 2.0 Scaffold_650, whole genome shotgun sequence genome encodes:
- the LOC109008289 gene encoding uncharacterized protein LOC109008289 yields the protein MNGISKGKSSESTKHEALWKLLWKLQVPSNINMFLWRSAKEILPTRVNLHKRKIIETPMCPICLILPETVSHALWTCKAAQDVWCSSSRRLQKSRTEDIPFFDLLKELLSTLPPEELTKLALTTKEIWYRRNKLIFESRFESPQQVLKRVSNCMRDLEELTRNQQKHSTQHQPPAKWCKPPTNFYKINWDAAIDKVNCRVGIGVSIRDWSGLFTATLRSPSNSFPDPTLGEALAALRAVQFGTEMGLRNVIFEGDSLLVVNGINSLAEDWSSEGLIYQDIKQLLSNYSSWSVSHVPRQANVRDDENLKSYLSRLTKNI from the coding sequence ATGAATGGGATCAGTAAGGGGAAATCATCAGAATCGACCAAACATGAGGCCTTATGGAAACTGTTATGGAAGCTACAGGTGCCAAGCAATATCAACATGTTTCTCTGGAGATCAGCTAAGGAAATCCTTCCCACCAGAGTTAACTTACACAAAAGGAAGATCATTGAAACTCCCATGTGCCCAATTTGCTTAATTCTACCAGAAACTGTTTCTCACGCTCTTTGGACATGTAAGGCAGCCCAGGATGTTTGGTGCAGTAGCTCAAGAAGACTTCAGAAAAGTAGGACTGAGGACATACCCTTCTTTGACTTGCTAAAAGAGCTTCTATCCACCCTACCACCAGAGGAACTCACTAAGCTAGCTCtcacaacaaaagaaatttgGTATAGAAGAAACAAACTTATCTTTGAATCCAGATTTGAGTCACCTCAACAGGTACTAAAACGTGTGTCCAATTGCATGAGAGATTTGGAGGAGCTAACAAGGAACCAACAAAAGCACTCTACTCAGCATCAACCTCCAGCCAAGTGGTGCAAACCTCCAAccaatttctataaaataaattgggaCGCAGCCATCGACAAGGTCAACTGCAGGGTGGGCATTGGGGTGTCTATCAGAGATTGGTCAGGTCTTTTCACAGCAACACTTAGGAGCCCAAGTAACTCTTTTCCTGACCCCACTCTGGGAGAAGCACTCGCTGCATTACGAGCCGTGCAATTTGGAACTGAAATGGGATTACGAAATGTCATCTTCGAAGGGGACTCACTCCTAGTGGTGAATGGCATAAACAGTCTAGCTGAAGACTGGAGCTCGGAGGGGCTGATTTATCAAGACATCAAGCAACTACTAAGCAATTATTCTTCATGGTCAGTTTCTCATGTTCCTAGACAGGCCAATGTAAGGGACGATGAGAACCTCAAGTCATACCTTTCTCGATTAACAAAGAACATATGA